CGGTCCGAGCGGATCAGAACTTACAATTACCCGCAAAATCGGGTGACCGACCATCGAATTGGCTTGACTTTGAACAAGTTAGACCGGATCATGAACGGTGAGCTGGACGAAATTATTGATGCTTTGATTGTTTCTGATCAAGCCAAGAAACTTGAGAATTTAACCAATGAATAATCAAGAGAACGTGACCTACTTTGAAGCCCGGAAGTGGGCTTCTTTTCGTATTAAGGAATCTAATGACATTGACATGTACGACGTCGATTTTTTGTTAGAGAAACTGTTTAAGATGTCGGCTGCCGATCTGTTGATTCATTACCACACTCAGATGCCAGTCAAGCAGTGGCGAGTATTTCAAGACGCGATCGGTCAATTGCTAAAAGGGGTGCCGCCACAGTACGTTGTTGGCGAGGCAGATTTCTACGGTTTATCATTGAAAGTCACACCAGCTGTGCTGATTCCCCGAGTTGAAACCGAGGAGTTGGTTGACTGGATATTGGCAGACAACTCGGATTCCAAGTTGAAGGTCTTGGATATTGGTACCGGTAGTGGGGCGATTGCGATTGCTCTCAAGCATGCCAGACCCCACTGGCAGGTATTTGCCAGTGATATTTCTCTGCCGGCAATTAAAGTGGCTCGGCAAAATGCCATTGCCAATCACACGGCAATTCATTTTATGGTGAGTGATGTTTTTGCCGCAATCGATGAGTCATTTGACGTCATCGTGTCAAACCCGCCATACATTGCCAAAGATGAGCAGTCCTATATGGATGCCAGCGTGATCAAAAGCGAACCTGATTTGGCACTATACGCAAAAGATCAGGGACTTGCTATTTACAAACAAATTGCTGCCGATGCGGAGAGTCACTTAACTTCAAAGGGCAGGTTGTACTTGGAAATCGGGTTTCAGCAACAATCGGCTGTGACCGAGATCTTCCAAGCAGCGATGCCCGACGCTCAAGTAATTGCCAAACACGATGTCTCCGGTCATCAGCGAATGATTCAAGTAAAGAAATGAAGGCTATATAATATGGAAACTTTAATTTTAAAACAGCAGCAACTAGACCAAGCGGCGGACTTTATCCGTCAAGGCGAACTGGTGGCATTTCCCACCGAAACCGTCTATGGGTTGGGGGCCGACGCGACCAATGAAACGGCTGTTAAGAAAGTTTATGCCGCTAAGGGACGTCCCAGTGACAATCCGCTGATCGTTACCGTATCTGACATCGCGATGGTCGAAAAATACACCCAACCATTTTCCGACGACGCCAAAGCATTGATGGCCAAATTCTGGCCGGGTTCTTTGACGATGATTTTCAAGCTGAAGCCAAACGCTTTATCCAAATCGGTTACCGGCGGACTGGACACCGCAGCGTTCAGGTTCCCGAAAAACCAAACCACGCTGGATTTGATTTCAAAGGCCGGCGTACCAATTGTTGGTCCGTCAGCCAATACTTCCGGCAAGCCAAGTCCAACGACTGCCCAGCACGTTTATCATGATTTAAACGGCAAGATTGCCGCAATTGTCGATGATGGACCGACCACGGTTGGTGTCGAATCGACGATTCTTGA
Above is a genomic segment from Lentilactobacillus buchneri containing:
- a CDS encoding L-threonylcarbamoyladenylate synthase, giving the protein METLILKQQQLDQAADFIRQGELVAFPTETVYGLGADATNETAVKKVYAAKGRPSDNPLIVTVSDIAMVEKYTQPFSDDAKALMAKFWPGSLTMIFKLKPNALSKSVTGGLDTAAFRFPKNQTTLDLISKAGVPIVGPSANTSGKPSPTTAQHVYHDLNGKIAAIVDDGPTTVGVESTILDMSVATPSILRPGAVTKEDIEAVIHRPVIDELHHVGAKQTPKAPGMKYKHYAPNAQVYIVDPDDDWHDVVAWIKQHPQPIGVMAFDDIIKTINWPDNVDVISLGNDARTAAHDLFAELRDFDNHPAYKIIFTQGIDPKGIGEAYMNRLNKSAGQMHFKQL
- the prmC gene encoding peptide chain release factor N(5)-glutamine methyltransferase codes for the protein MNNQENVTYFEARKWASFRIKESNDIDMYDVDFLLEKLFKMSAADLLIHYHTQMPVKQWRVFQDAIGQLLKGVPPQYVVGEADFYGLSLKVTPAVLIPRVETEELVDWILADNSDSKLKVLDIGTGSGAIAIALKHARPHWQVFASDISLPAIKVARQNAIANHTAIHFMVSDVFAAIDESFDVIVSNPPYIAKDEQSYMDASVIKSEPDLALYAKDQGLAIYKQIAADAESHLTSKGRLYLEIGFQQQSAVTEIFQAAMPDAQVIAKHDVSGHQRMIQVKK